The Nocardia vinacea genome contains the following window.
CGATGGCCATCAGGTCCTCGAACATGCCAAGGCCGCGCAACCCAGTGGCCACTGCCTCCTCGTCCCGGCCGACCTCTGCCAGCCGCATCGCATGGTTGTTGAGAAAGTTGGCGACCGTGGCCAAATACAGCTGACCGTGGTCGGCCAACACCTGCTCGTAGAGTTCGACGGCCTCGATCGACACCGCAATGGCCTGCTCGCGGTGCCGCAACGCCAGCAGGTCCGACGCGTATCGGTCCAGCGCGCCGGCCAGCCGCTCGCGGTGCTGACCGGTCCGGGCCAGTCTCCGCCACAGCTCGAGCGCCCGGCCGGCGAAGTCGAGCGCCGGGCGAGGTTGGACAGACTGCGACAGACATATCGAGTGATTGCCCAGTGCGATGGCCAGTTCCACCTCGCTCGCGGCCGGATCGCGCCGTGCCATCCGTTCCCGCACCTCCAGCAGCGGTGTCGAATAGTTCAGCGCCTCGCCCGGCCGTTTGGTGCGCGTCAAGTTCTCCACCATGACATGCAGCGCCGACGCTCGCTCGGCGTCACGGCCTGGACCGTCCTTCAGTTCGGCGCAGATGTCGAGAACGCGGGTGGCCGCCGCCCGTACGCCGTCGTCATCGCCCAGGTCCTCACGGATCGACGCGACCTTATTGAGCGCGTAGGCGAGGTCGGGCAGATAGGTTTCCGGCTTCGTCTCGGCGAGCACCGTGTAGATGGCCTCCGCCCGCATCGCGCAGTCCAGCGCCTCGTCGAGTTCGCGCAGCCGGGCCAGCGTAATCGCGCGCGTGCACAGCACATTCGCCAACGACGCCTGGGCGGCGATATTGTCCGCCGCCAATACCTCGTACTGTGCCGTCGCTCGCGCCAGCAGTTCGCGTGCGAACGGATAATCCTTGTTCCCGTTGCGCGCGATCGCACGGTTGTGCAAGGCATTGGCCAGCGCCCGAACATATCGGTCCGGTTCCTCACGGGCCAGCTGCTCGATGAGTTGGAGTGCTTCGGCGGAACGGCTGTCCGCGTCGGCTGTCCGCCAGGAATTCAGATGCATGCCGGCCGCGCAGGTCAGCGCCCAACTCAGCCGCGGCCGGTGGGCTTGCGGGTCCATCGCGATCAGGTCGCGAGCCAGGGTGACGGCGCGTTCGGCCATCTCGGAGGCGTCGGCGACGCGGCCTGCCTTCTCCAAACGGTGAGCCTGGGCCCGCAATTCGTCGATCAGCGTCGGTAGGTGCTGATCGTTATCCGCGGACAGCCGCGACCACTCATCGACCGCTGCATCGCCGAATTCGACCGCAGCCTCCAGATCGCCGAGCCGCTGGACCAGGGTAATGATTTCCTTGCAGCCGGCCGGTGCGGTGGTGTCGGCGGAGAGATCGGCCAGCCGCCGCTGTACGTCGAGGAATCTATACCACGCCAGCAACGCTTCGGCTCGCTGCCCATTGCGATACAGACACTCGCCGTGCCGAACCATCGCTCTGGCCAATCGCTGCACCGCAGCGACATCCGCTTCGGCCGCTTCCGCTTCGGCAAGCACCACGGCACGCGCGGACACCTCCGCCGCTTCCGTGCGCAGGTCGTTGGCGGACAGTTGCCTGATCAGATTTCCCAGATCCCGATGCGCCAGTGTGTCCGCTGCGGCAGCAAGACCATGCAGTCGTTCGGTGCGGCGGCCTCGCCACCACCGTGCCTGCCCGACCTGACCCGCGTGTTCGAGCAGCTCGATATGTCTGGACGTGGCCCGATCGAGCCGACGCAGCATCGCCGACCCGACCGCGTCGGTCACCTCCTCATACAGCAGCAGCCCGCGCCGCGAGTGATCGATACCCGCCGCCGGGCCATCGGTCCAGGTCACGAAATCGACCGCCGCCCAATGCGCGGCCACCAGCGGCCGCCGATATCGGAGCCGATCGGTACGGCTCAGCTGCCCGAGAATGCCCAGGCGGCGCCGCGCCGCGGCCGCCCCGCGCGCCATCAGCTCGGATTGTTCCCTTACGGTGCCCCATTCGGCCCCCGACAGCACCGACACTAGTTCCCCGAGCAGATCCGCCAGCAGTGACAGTGCCGCCACACGATCCTCGGCGAGCCGCCATTCGCATGACTCGATCGCGACGGCGAGCAGCTCCGCCGCGACCATACTGCGGTCATCCTCATGCTCGGACTCGGCCCGTCTGCGCAGCACCTCCACCGGCGGGGCACCAAGCCGGTCCGCGCGCCAGGCCGAGCGCGCCGACCGGATCAGCGCGAGAAGTAGCGGCTCCAATTCCCCCGCCGGGAACGATGCGGTGTGCGTAACCAGCGCCGCGGCACGAGACACCAACGGATGTCCGAACCACCGATCGAGAGCGGCGACGAGATCATCTGCGAGGTCGGTGCCGTCATCGCGCTGCGACGCCCACACCGCGTCGGCGACGAGCAGACTCAATGTGTCGGCGAAGAGTTCGGGCTGCGCCGGGATTTCCGACGCCACAGCGGCAACGTCGCCCTGCTGCACCACATTCGCGAGCGGGTGTGCCTCGGGCGACCGGGGAACGGCCGCCGCCACCGATTGCCTCAACGTCGGGCCGGGCGCGACACGACCGGATCCGTATCCCACCGTCGCTGGTCGCGGCGGCGCACCGTGCGGACGCCACATGCCTCACCGATGCCCCCGCCGTCCTCCACCAAGGCCATGACGGCCATGAGCACGAACCCCACCAGCCAGCGCTTCACCGCCTGCCAGCTGTTCGCCCGGTGTCCATCGACCACTCGGACCACCCGCAGACCCAGCAGCAGCTTGCCGAGACTACCCCGGAATGCCAGCGTCCCGACCACGTGATTGACGAACGAAAACGCCAGCGTGCACCCGAATCCGGTTGGCACGAAGCGGGGTTCGGCAACTCCCTCGGGAATGAGGCGGGCTACTACGGCGAAGCCGACGCCCCATGCGGCGACGACGTCGAAGAACACCGCCAGTATCAACCGGCCCTCATCCGCCTCCGGTGGAACCCACGCTGGTTCCCGCCGACGCGGCCCGAACAAACCTGACATCACTACACGCATTGTGCCAGCGGAACATGGTCGAGGGCGTGCCACCGCATCGTGCGGCACCGACTACCTCGGCGATTTTACGTGCTGCTGATATTCCGCCTGCCTACTACGCCGAACTCGATCCTGGTCCAGTAACGAAAAATAGGAACTATCCACCACTAGCAGGCTGATTCGCGGTCAGCACGCCCAGTCGAAGGTGTCCGACTCCAGGTCGAGCTGTGCCGCGCCGGTGCCGAAGTTGAGGCCGGCGAAGTCCTCGAGTTCCAGATAGTAGGGCGTCAGGCAGTCGGGCATGCGCTGGCAATTCTGAGGTTTGCGCGGATGACTCCGGTGTTCGGGTACGACCAAAGGAGGACAGCGGCCGCGACCTCGGGGTGATGTCACCGGTACTGGGAACGCCGCACAATCAGGGCCGTAAGAAATCTGTTGGGAAACTCTAAGCCCGAACAGATTTGATGCCCAGGTACGGATGTGACGCTGATGGTCGCAGATTTGAGCCGAGAACGGAGAAGATAGTGCCGACGACGTTTCCGAGTTCCGTCACCGAGGCCACGTCGAATACGGTGCAGGACTGCCGCCGACGTGGTTGGACGGTCGCGGAAACAACCAATGGTGTCTGCCTGATCACCGACGAGCAGATTTCGGCCATCGAACTCACCGGGGCACTGGCCGCCACCGTGCGCCGGTACCTTCGGGCCAACAACCTGTCCGGTCCGGTGATCGAAATCCCTGGCCCACAGCGCCGCGAGATCCACCTCGTCGTCGGCGCGGCCAAGGCGGCCATGGCGATCGGCGCACTGCGCGGTGTCGGCGCCATCGTGCACACCGACGGTGCGAGCATCCCGCTCCCGCCGACCCGCCTGTCGGCCGGTTCGGCCTGCTGGGGCATTTCCCCGAGTGAGGCCCGCTGGGTACCGCCCGTGGTCGCGATCGCCGCCGCGGTGCGGGCCGCCGAATCCAGCCGCAAGCGCCATCTCGACGATCTGGCGAGCTGAGCAGCGTCAAACCGACGTCGGGTCCGATTCCGCGCGACGACCGGACGTCGGCATCGCGTCCGCGCGGTCGGTAATGGGTTCGCGGACACTGACTTTCCGCTGGATGCGCCGCAGCCAGGCCGGAGCCCACCAGCACGCGTCACCGAGCAGCTTCATAGTCGCGGGGACCAGCAGCATGCGCAGCACGGTGGCATCGATGAACAGCGCGGTGACCATGCCGAGCGCTATGTACTGCATCATCACCAGATCGGACAGGGCGAAGACACCGGTCACCACTATCAGGATCAGCGCGGCGGCAGAGATGATCCGGCCCGTCCGCGCGACTCCGGTGCGGACCGCCTCCGCCGTGGACGCGCCCGCCCGGTGCACCTCGACGATGCGGGCGAGCAGGAACACCTCGTAATCGGTGGACAGGCCATAGATCACCGACACGATCAGCATCAACACCAGCGACATGATCGGCTGCGGCGTGAAACCCAGCAGTCCGGCCCCGTGACCCTCGACGAAGATCCACGTCAGCACGCCGATGGTGGCCCCGAGGCCGAGCAGGTTCAGCACAGCCGCTTTGAGCGGCAACACGATTGAGCCGAAGGCCAGGAACAGCAGTACAGAGGTGGCGATGAACACGAGCGCGAGCATCAGCGGTAGCCGGTGGAGCAGCGCATCGATGCTGTCGCGCTGCGCTGCCGGTTCGCCGCCGACCATCACCGTTGTCCCCTTTGGCAGTTCCATGGAGCGCAGGTAGTCGATGGTCGCGTCGGCGTCCGCGGAGCCGGCCAGCACCGTCTCGGTGGTGTAGACGAACGGTTGCGCCGGGCGCTGTGTCGGTTTGGGGAACGGTGCGGCCAGGCCGGGGGCCTGCTCGGCCCGCGTCACCACCGTCTCGATATCCGGGCTGTTGTAGGTGATCATGACCAGGTAGATCGGATCGATCCGCCGCAGCGGGAAGATCTCGTCGAAGTGCTGCTGTGCCAATCGAGTCGGGTGATCCGGCGGTAGAAATCGCTCGGTAATGCCACCGAATGCCAGATGCTGCACCGGCGCGATGAGCAATAGCAGTCCGGCGAAGACCGGAATCGCAACGGCCAGTGGTCTTTGCATCGCGCCCCCGGCGACGCGGCCCCAGAAATTGTCCTGCACCTCGTCGGCGGACCTGATCTTGCGGAACCAGTCGAATCCGAGCAGGTCCACGCGGTGGCCGAGCACGGCGAGCAACGCGGGCAATAA
Protein-coding sequences here:
- a CDS encoding tetratricopeptide repeat protein, with the translated sequence MAAAVPRSPEAHPLANVVQQGDVAAVASEIPAQPELFADTLSLLVADAVWASQRDDGTDLADDLVAALDRWFGHPLVSRAAALVTHTASFPAGELEPLLLALIRSARSAWRADRLGAPPVEVLRRRAESEHEDDRSMVAAELLAVAIESCEWRLAEDRVAALSLLADLLGELVSVLSGAEWGTVREQSELMARGAAAARRRLGILGQLSRTDRLRYRRPLVAAHWAAVDFVTWTDGPAAGIDHSRRGLLLYEEVTDAVGSAMLRRLDRATSRHIELLEHAGQVGQARWWRGRRTERLHGLAAAADTLAHRDLGNLIRQLSANDLRTEAAEVSARAVVLAEAEAAEADVAAVQRLARAMVRHGECLYRNGQRAEALLAWYRFLDVQRRLADLSADTTAPAGCKEIITLVQRLGDLEAAVEFGDAAVDEWSRLSADNDQHLPTLIDELRAQAHRLEKAGRVADASEMAERAVTLARDLIAMDPQAHRPRLSWALTCAAGMHLNSWRTADADSRSAEALQLIEQLAREEPDRYVRALANALHNRAIARNGNKDYPFARELLARATAQYEVLAADNIAAQASLANVLCTRAITLARLRELDEALDCAMRAEAIYTVLAETKPETYLPDLAYALNKVASIREDLGDDDGVRAAATRVLDICAELKDGPGRDAERASALHVMVENLTRTKRPGEALNYSTPLLEVRERMARRDPAASEVELAIALGNHSICLSQSVQPRPALDFAGRALELWRRLARTGQHRERLAGALDRYASDLLALRHREQAIAVSIEAVELYEQVLADHGQLYLATVANFLNNHAMRLAEVGRDEEAVATGLRGLGMFEDLMAIEPRATSPAYGNCLINHAGQLNDLERGAEALDYAARAIDLYEELSRADAGTHAVDLARALINYARAVSSLGRHEEAVTVHERALRLIESVAAHDRRRMLPSLAKAANGFTNRLIDAGQWERACAQARAAARLWEELAAVDSELYLPTMADVLGEYARSFAEAEERAEAVGYAARATTAFEELTGRDALRYRPKWARAVEYHAYVLARAGDIDRGCAEADRAITIRQAAAVEAPEQNLPRLAWSHGWAARFLVDNERADLGPAHMERSAALYGQLMNGGRADLLPEWITTSRFYAKDLCWNGYFTQAAAAIEEAVRSALRLVAVDRERHRALLADVLGDRIWLLAEVGNRRAALATGMALLAVVQELVGASADDHRALLADSYDRVADCLADVGRIGEALAHNERALVVWEVLAQENGAPSWDLGWSLWRRARWLAEENADPTCLHLSQRAVEVMERTCGKGPGVSHHLAGTLVDHARHLARDGQHAQALACSSRALTMSETLADQKPRRYGPDLADCLRWHATHLAKSGDHEAAVECAERALRLASDAAEHTPASYLPDVAAISGELAGLLSDCDAVRAVDLARRAITLYAELAIIEPEAFGRPLRRLEEELGQVARTDPTTHQQIWMNR
- a CDS encoding MMPL family transporter yields the protein MFADFTQWADIIVRRRFTVIGVIVVAMLGLGVYGLGLGDDLSSSGWDDPTSESAQAARLRDEVFGRDHSGDVILLFHAPEGETIDDPAFAGVIVDSLDELPRRFPNEIAKINGTFWPTETGVAVPDLFGSKDRKHAFASIAVKGHDETELMRNFRKVADGFDIPGIDMEVAGGQPVAGALNDTMVHDQARMEVFAIPAVAVLLFFLFGGVVAAALPLIVGGLTVLAAWGIIRAITTVTEVNSFVSPVVSMIGLGLAIDYGLFIVSRFRDELADGHEVPVAVRRSVSTAGRTVVFSATIVVAAAGGILLFPQGFLRSFAYGAIVTIALAALTAVTLLPALLAVLGHRVDLLGFDWFRKIRSADEVQDNFWGRVAGGAMQRPLAVAIPVFAGLLLLIAPVQHLAFGGITERFLPPDHPTRLAQQHFDEIFPLRRIDPIYLVMITYNSPDIETVVTRAEQAPGLAAPFPKPTQRPAQPFVYTTETVLAGSADADATIDYLRSMELPKGTTVMVGGEPAAQRDSIDALLHRLPLMLALVFIATSVLLFLAFGSIVLPLKAAVLNLLGLGATIGVLTWIFVEGHGAGLLGFTPQPIMSLVLMLIVSVIYGLSTDYEVFLLARIVEVHRAGASTAEAVRTGVARTGRIISAAALILIVVTGVFALSDLVMMQYIALGMVTALFIDATVLRMLLVPATMKLLGDACWWAPAWLRRIQRKVSVREPITDRADAMPTSGRRAESDPTSV
- a CDS encoding RDD family protein, which codes for MSGLFGPRRREPAWVPPEADEGRLILAVFFDVVAAWGVGFAVVARLIPEGVAEPRFVPTGFGCTLAFSFVNHVVGTLAFRGSLGKLLLGLRVVRVVDGHRANSWQAVKRWLVGFVLMAVMALVEDGGGIGEACGVRTVRRRDQRRWDTDPVVSRPARR